From a single Populus nigra chromosome 18, ddPopNigr1.1, whole genome shotgun sequence genomic region:
- the LOC133677881 gene encoding probable pre-mRNA-splicing factor ATP-dependent RNA helicase DEAH5, with amino-acid sequence MVAAGENDAGLKKLEYLSLVSKVCSELETHLGFGDKILAEFITELGRSCDTVDEFDAKLKENGAEMPDYFVRTLLTIIHAILPPKAEKEVKKDMEGDGSGKDSKFKALSIQDSRDRVKEIDKELEIEAKEKIRRENEERHRERDTEDKHGRTDRRDGDRDRYRDRERGRDRYDRDDRRRDRERRRDGYDREDGEGERERRNVRHGYDREDGGGEKERRNVRHGYDTEDGEGERERRNVRQGYGGGNSNELELYGVYKGRVSRVMDTGCFVQLSDFRGKEGLVHVSQIATRRLGNAKDAVKRDQEVYVKVISISGNKLSLSMRDVDQDSGKDLLPLKKRDEEDGFRSNALGSSKEGPVTRTGLSGIRIVEEEEDTGPSRRPLKRMSSPEKWEAKQLIASGVLSVQEHPMYDDEVDGFLYQEEGVEEELEIEMNEDEPAFLQGQTRYSVDVSPVKIFKNPEGSLSRAAALQSALIKERREVRDQQQRTMLDSIPKDLNRPWEDPMPETGERHLAQELRGVGLSAYDMPEWKKDAFGKALTFGQRSKLSIQEQRQSLPIYKLKKELIQAIHENQVLVVIGETGSGKTTQVTQYLAEAGYTTRGKIGCTQPRRVAAMSVAKRVAEEFGCRLGEEVGYAIRFEDCTGPDTVIKYMTDGMLMREILIDENLSQYSVIMLDEAHERTINTDVLFGLLKKLVKRRPDIRLIVTSATLDAEKFSGYFFNCNIFTIPGRTFPVEIMYTKQPESDYLDASLITVLQIHLTEPEGDVLLFLTGQEEIDFACQSLYERMKGLGKNVPELIILPVYSALPSEMQSRIFEPVPPGKRKVVVATNIAEASLTIDGIFYVIDPGFAKQNVYNPKQGLDSLVITPISQASAKQRAGRGGRTGPGKCYRLYTESAYRNEMSPTSVPEIQRVNLGFTTLTMKAMGINDLLSFDFMDPPSPQALISALEQLYSLGALDEEGLLTKLGRKMAEFPLEPPLSKMLLASVDLGCTDEILTIISMITTGNIFYRPREKQALADQKRAKFFQPEGDHLTLLAVYEAWKAKNFSGPWCFENFVQSRSLRRAQDVRKQLLSIMDKYKLDVVSAGKNFSKIRKAITAGFFFHVARKDPQEGYRTLVENQPVYIHPSSALFQRQPDWVIYHELVMTTKEYMREGTVVDPKWLVELAPRFFKVADPTKMSKRKRQERVEPLYDRYHEPNSWRLSKRRA; translated from the exons ATGGTAGCCGCAGGAGAAAACGACGCCGGATTAAAGAAACTCGAGTACCTCTCCCTCGTCTCCAAGGTCTGCAGCGAACTCGAAACTCACTTAGGGTTTGGCGATAAAATCCTAGCTGAGTTCATCACCGAGTTAGGTCGGAGTTGCGACACAGTAGATGAGTTCGACGCCAAACTGAAGGAAAACGGAGCTGAAATGCCTGATTACTTTGTACGGACATTGCTGACGATTATTCACGCGATTTTGCCGCCTAAAGCGGAGAAGGAGGTGAAAAAGGATATGGAGGGTGATGGGTCAGGTAAAGATTCTAAATTTAAAGCTCTTTCGATTCAAGATAGCAGAGACAGAGTGAAAGAAATTGATAAGGAATTGGAAATTGAAGCTAAAGAGAAAATTAGAAGAGAGAATGAGGAAAGGCATAGAGAAAGAGATACTGAAGATAAACATGGAAGGACAGATAGGAGGGATGGAGATAGGGATAGAtatagagatagagagagagggagagatagGTATGATAGAGATGATAGGAGGAGAGATAGAGAAAGAAGGAGAGATGGGTATGATAGAGAGGATGGTGAAGgtgagagggagagaagaaatGTGAGACACGGTTATGATAGAGAGGATGGTGGAGGTGAGAAGGAGAGAAGGAATGTGAGACACGGTTATGATACAGAGGATGGTGAAGGTGAGAGGGAGAGAAGGAATGTGAGACAAGGGTATGGTGGCGGGAATAGTAATGAGCTGGAATTGTATGGGGTTTATAAGGGGAGGGTGTCCAGGGTGATGGATACGGGTTGTTTTGTGCAGTTGAGTGATTTTAGGGGGAAGGAGGGTTTGGTTCATGTTTCACAGATTGCAACTAGGAGACTTGGGAATGCGAAGGATGCTGTGAAGAGGGATCAGGAGGTTTATGTTAAGGTGATTTCGATTTCGGGGAACAAGTTGAGTCTCTCGATGAGGGATGTTGATCAGGATAGTGGGAAGGATTTGCTTCCCTTGAAGAAGCGGGATGAGGAGGATGGTTTTAGGAGTAATGCTTTGGGGTCATCTAAGGAGGGGCCAGTGACTAGGACGGGGTTGTCAGGGATTAGgattgtggaggaggaggaggatacCGGTCCATCAAGGAGGCCTTTGAAGAGAATGAGCTCTCCAGAGAAGTGGGAAGCAAAACAGTTGATTGCTTCAGGAGTTTTGAGTGTGCAAGAGCACCCCATGTATGATGATGAAGTAGATGGGTTTCTTTATCAAGAAGAGGGAGTTGAGGAAGAGCTTGAGATTGAGATGAACGAGGATGAGCCTGCATTTTTGCAAGGGCAGACTAGGTATTCTGTTGATGTGTCACCAGTGAAAATTTTTAAGAATCCTGAAGGTTCATTAAGTCGTGCAGCTGCTCTGCAGTCTGCACTTATAAAGGAGAGGAGAGAAGTGAGGGACCAGCAGCAGAGGACTATGCTTGATTCGATACCAAAGGATCTTAATCGTCCTTGGGAAGACCCAATGCCTGAGACTGGTGAGAGGCATCTTGCCCAGGAGCTGCGTGGTGTTGGCTTATCTGCTTATGACATGCCTGAATGGAAGAAGGATGCATTTGGGAAAGCATTGACGTTTGGGCAGAGATCCAAGCTATCTATCCAGGAACAGAGGCAGAGCTTGCCAATttacaaattgaaaaaagagtTAATTCAGGCTATCCAtgaaaatcaggttttggtTGTTATTGGTGAGACAGGTTCAGGCAAGACTACCCAGGTGACACAGTATCTTGCTGAGGCAGGTTATACTACAAGGGGTAAGATCGGATGTACTCAGCCTCGTAGGGTGGCTGCTATGTCTGTAGCCAAGAGGGTGGCTGAAGAGTTTGGTTGTCGTTTAGGTGAGGAAGTTGGCTATGCTATTCGTTTTGAGGATTGCACTGGACCAGATACTGTGATCAAGTATATGACAGATGGTATGCTTATGAGGGAGATTTTGATTGATGAAAACCTTTCTCAATACTCAGTGATAATGCTTGATGAAGCTCATGAGAGAACAATTAACACTGATGTCCTTTTTGGGCTACTCAAGAAACTTGTGAAGAGAAGACCTGATATTCGCTTGATTGTCACGTCAGCCACACTGGATGCAGAGAAATTTTCAGGGTATTTCTTCAACTGTAACATATTCACGATTCCTGGGAGAACTTTTCCTGTAGAGATAATGTACACCAAACAGCCTGAAAGTGACTATTTAGATGCGTCTCTGATTACTGTCTTGCAAATCCACTTGACGGAACCTGAAGGTGATGTACTTCTATTCTTGACAGGTCAGGAGGAGATTGATTTTGCATGCCAGTCTCTTTATGAAAGGATGAAAGGGTTAGGAAAAAATGTTCCTGAATTGATCATATTACCTGTTTATAGTGCTCTTCCTAGTGAAATGCAATCAAGAATTTTTGAACCTGTCCCCCCTGGGAAGAGGAAGGTGGTTGTGGCAACCAATATTGCTGAAGCTTCTTTAACAATTGAtggaattttttatgttattgatcCTGGGTTTGCCAAGCAGAATGTGTATAATCCAAAGCAAGGGCTTGATTCTCTGGTTATAACACCAATTTCGCAAGCATCTGCCAAGCAACGAGCTGGACGTGGTGGGCGTACTGGGCCTGGAAAATGTTATCGTCTTTACACAGAAAGTGCATACCGCAATGAGATGTCTCCCACCTCGGTTCCAGAAATCCAAAGAGTTAATCTAGGATTCACTACACTTACAATGAAGGCCATGGGAATCAATGACCTtttgtcttttgattttatgGATCCACCTTCACCCCAGGCCCTGATTTCTGCTTTGGAACAGCTATATAGCCTTGGAGCTCTGGACGAGGAGGGACTTCTGACCAAACTAGGGAGGAAAATGGCAGAATTTCCTCTGGAACCACCATTGTCGAAAATGTTGCTGGCCAGTGTAGACCTTGGGTGCACCGATGAGATTTTAACTATTATTTCCATGATCACTACTGGTAACATCTTTTACAGACCCAGAGAGAAACAAGCGCTGGCTGATCAGAAGAGGGCCAAGTTTTTCCAGCCCGAGGGAGACCATCTGACTTTGCTTGCTGTATATGAGGCTTGGAAAGCCAAGAATTTTTCAGGACCTTGGTGTTTTGAGAACTTTGTCCAATCTCGATCCTTGAGGAGAGCGCAGGATGTCAGAAAACAGCTTCTAAGCATAATGGACAA GTATAAATTGGATGTTGTTAGTGCCGGGAAGAATTTTTCCAAGATAAGGAAAGCAATTACAGCTGGATTCTTTTTCCATGTGGCTAGAAAGGACCCGCAGGAGGGTTATAGGACTTTAGTTGAGAACCAGCCAGTTTATATCCACCCCAGCAGTGCACTTTTCCAGAGACAACCGGACTGGGTCATATACCACGAGCTGGTAATGACTACAAAGGAGTACATGCGTGAGGGCACAGTTGTAGATCCCAAATGGCTCGTGGAACTTGCTCCCAGATTCTTTAAAGTGGCAGATCCTACAAAAATGAGCAAGCGGAAGCGTCAAGAACGTGTTGAACCTCTCTATGATAGATATCACGAACCTAATTCATGGCGGTTGAGTAAACGGCGAGCTTAA
- the LOC133678985 gene encoding protein CROWDED NUCLEI 4 — MTSPITPSNGSGRALSLTSSARGLKTPLTDEKIWKRLKEAGFDEESVKRRDKAALIAYIANLEAEMFDLQYHMGLLILEKKEWTSKYDQMKSSAETADLMRRRDQASHLSALAEARKREESLKKALGVEKECISSMEKALHEMRAESAETKVAADSKLSEARDMVQDAQKKFLDAEAKLHAAEALQAEASRYHRAAERKLQEVEAREADLSRRMTAFKTDCDAKEKEIGLERQSLSERRKVLQQEQESLLDGQALLNQREDYVANKSQELNQLEKVLEVSKENIEKELRALNDEKSKLELTIASLSQREEAVIEREAQLSKREQELLVFQEKLASKESVEIQKVTASHENVLRTKNSEFEAELDKKRKLVEDEIEAKRRAWELREVDLKQREDLVLEKEHDLEVQLRALVDREKDVTDKINFLDDKERSLNVVEKDIELRRTLLLQEREEINKTKLDLQKSLDSLEDKRKQVDCAKEKLQTMTSETNEYAALEMKLKEEVDTLRAQKLELVAEEDRLKNEKGKFETEWELIDEKREELRQEAERVAEEREAVSRLLKEERDSLRLEKKEIRDQHKKDVESLNHEREDFMNKMEQERSEWFNRIQKEHSDFLLGIEMQKRELESSIDKRREEIESYLRDKEKAFELEKKSELQHIASLREKAEKELEQVTLEMKKLDAERMEINLDRERRDGEWAMLNKSIEELKGQTQKLEKQRQLLRGEREEIYVQIEQLKKLDNLKLALDDMEMEEMQLSNMESSRQKISTIRRLKQQTTVQDTDLASYGKVDAASNVGGLNSPTPKTSVASPPNSARFSWIKRCTELVFKNSPEKPLSKSEESGMSGHEDTSLTAGKLDSSNGYCGKKLKSVQSFDKSQPIRYAYGEPKVILEVPPKGDISKESCGVEYDIMEVANERLTFPISDLAPQAERKRRVDNSSLDNSVDSQHGKGQSNKRRRQEEIASAILPEDTVNDSVTSTQEAVCKDQHAAEEADVVIMDKIIKVSEVTCEITSTNSFAHQEISVQLQSSEKTSHHNTGKDKEVSEVLKE, encoded by the exons ATGACGAGTCCGATCACGCCAAGCAATGGCAGTGGTAGGGCTTTATCGTTAACGTCAAGTGCTAGAGGTTTGAAGACTCCTTTAACTGACGAGAAGATCTGGAAACGACTTAAAGAGGCTGGATTTGATGAAGAATCCGTTAAAAGAAGAGATAAGGCTGCTCTTATTGCCTATATTGCAAATCTTGAAGCCGAG ATGTTTGACCTTCAATACCATATGGGGCTTCtcatattggaaaaaaaagagtggaCTTCGAAATATGATCAAATGAAATCGTCTGCCGAAACAGCTGATTTAATGCGTAGGCGTGATCAAGCTTCACATTTATCTGCCTTAGCTGAGGCGAGGAAACGAGAAGAAAGTTTGAAGAAGGCTTTAGGAGTTGAGAAAGAGTGTATATCAAGT ATGGAGAAAGCATTGCATGAGATGCGTGCAGAATCTGCTGAAACCAAGGTTGCAGCTGACTCTAAGTTGTCTGAAGCCCGTGATATGGTACAAGATGCCCAGAAAAAGTTTTTAGATGCTGAGGCAAAACTGCATGCTGCTGAAGCTTTACAAGCAGAAGCTAGCCGGTATCATCGAGCTGCAGAAAGAAAGCTCCAGGAAGTTGAGGCACGTGAAGCTGATCTTAGCAGGCGAATGACAGCTTTCAAAACTGA TTGTGATGCAAAAGAGAAGGAGATTGGTCTTGAGAGACAATCTTTGAGTGAAAGACGGAAGGTTTTGCAGCAGGAACAGGAAAGTTTACTTGATGGACAAGCTTTGCTGAACCAGAGGGAGGATTATGTTGCCAACAAATCTCAAGAGCTAAATCAACTTGAAAAAGTGCTGGAAGtctcaaaagaaaatattgagaaggaACTTAGAGCCCTAAATGATGAGAAATCCAAGCTGGAGCTGACCATAGCTTCCTTGTCTCAAAGAGAGGAG GCTGTTATTGAGAGAGAAGCTCAACTAAGCAAGAGAGAACAAGAGCTACTTGTTTTCCAGGAAAAGCTTGCCAGCAAGGAATCg GTTGAAATTCAAAAAGTTACTGCCAGTCATGAGAATGTTTTGAGAACAAAGAATTCAGAATTTGAAGCAGAGCTGGACAAGAAACGCAAATTGGtggaagatgaaattgaagcCAAGAGACGGGCTTGGGAACTGAGAGAGGTTGATCTTAAACAGAGGGAGGACCTAGTGCTAGAAAAGGAACATGACTTGGAGGTTCAATTAAGAGCCTTGGTAGATAGGGAAAAGGATGTGACAGACAAGATCAACTTTCTTGATGATAAAGAAAGAAGTTTGAATGTTGTTGAGAAGGATATTGAATTGAGAAGAACTCTTCTGCtgcaagaaagagaagagattaACAAAACAAAGCTAGATCTTCAGAAGTCATTGGACTCTTTGGAAGACAAAAGGAAACAAGTTGATTGTGCAAAGGAGAAACTACAGACCATGACAAGTGAAACAAATGAATATGCAGCTTTAGAGATGAAACTGAAAGAAGAAGTTGACACTCTTAGGGCTCAAAAACTAGAACTTGTGGCTGAGGAAGACAGACTGAAAAATGAGAAGGGCAAATTTGAAACTGAGTGGGAGTTGATTgatgaaaaaagagaagagcTAAGGCAGGAAGCCGAACGTGTAGCTGAGGAGAGAGAAGCTGTTTCCAGGTTGCTCAAAGAAGAGCGTGATAGCCTTAGActagagaagaaagaaatacgAGATCAACATAAGAAAGATGTTGAGTCTCTTAATCACGAGCGTGAAGATTTCATGAATAAAATGGAACAAGAGCGCTCTGAATGGTTCAACAGGATTCAGAAGGAACATTCGGACTTCTTGTTGGGCATTGAGATGCAGAAGAGGGAACTAGAGAGCAGTATTGATAAAAGGCGTGAAGAGATAGAAAGCTATTTAAGGGATAAAGAGAAAGCCTTTGAGctagaaaagaaaagtgagCTTCAACATATTGCTTCTCTTAGAGAAAAAGCAGAAAAAGAGTTGGAACAAGTTACTTTAGAAATGAAGAAACTTGATGCTGAGAGAATGGAGATAAATTTGGACCGTGAGCGAAGGGATGGGGAATGGGCAATGCTGAATAAGTCCATTGAGGAACTCAAGGGTCAGACACAGAAATTAGAGAAACAAAGGCAACTGTTACgtggagagagagaagagattTATGTTCAGATTgagcaactaaaaaaattggatAATTTGAAACTTGCCTTGGATGATATGGAAATGGAAGAGATGCAACTTTCCAATATGGAGTCTAGCCGCCAGAAAATATCTACAATAAGACGATTGAAGCAACAAACTACTGTACAAGATACTGATTTGGCTTCATATGGAAAAGTAGATGCTGCCAGCAATGTAGGTGGACTCAACTCTCCTACACCAAAAACAAGTGTTGCTTCCCCACCCAACTCTGCTCGTTTTTCTTGGATAAAGCGTTGCACTGAATTGGTCTTCAAAAATTCCCCTGAGAAGCCCTTGTCAAAGAGCGAGGAGTCTGGGATGTCTGGCCACGAAGATACAAGTTTGACAGCTGGAAAACTGGATTCTTCCAATGGATACTGTGGGAAAAAGCTCAAGTCGGTACAAAGTTTTGACAAGAGTCAACCTATTAGATATGCTTATGGTGAGCCAAAAGTGATACTTGAAGTGCCTCCTAAAGGAGATATTTCTAAGGAATCATGCGGTGTTGAATATGATATCATGGAAGTTGCAAATGAAAGGCTCACATTCCCAATTTCTGATCTAGCCCCACAGGCTGAAAGGAAACGACGTGTTGACAATTCATCTTTAGATAATTCTGTTGATTCTCAGCATGGGAAAGGTCAGAGCAATAAGAGGAGGAGGCAAGAGGAAATTGCCAGTGCAATTTTACCTGAAGATACTGTTAATGACAG TGTAACTTCAACCCAGGAAGCTGTTTGTAAGGATCAGCATGCAGCTGAAGAAGCAGATGTAGTAATTATGGACAAAATCATTAAAGTTTCTGAAGTGACTTGTGAAATAACTAGCACAAACAGTTTTGCTCATCAAGAAATATCAGTGCAGCTTCAAAGTTCTGAAAAGACATCCCACCACAACACTGGTAAAGACAAGGAGGTTTCAGAAGTGTTAAAGGAGTAG